Proteins from a genomic interval of Chloroflexota bacterium:
- the uvrC gene encoding excinuclease ABC subunit UvrC: MVDATTPPTLANGPMRERLGSVPARPGVYLFKNASSQFIYVGKAANLRNRLRSYFGTPLGLVPKIRRMVQQARDFEFVVTHSESEALILENTLIKRHRPPFNTRLRDDKTYPYIKIDPSEDFPQVYFTRRVQNDGARYFGPFASADSVRKTLALLKKLFPYRSCTKTITGTDARPCLEYYIHRCVAPCVGYADRDNYMEVIEQVLMFLDGKTTDVVRQLNHRMHEAAEKLEFERAARLRDQVQAIQRVGEDQKVVSLRNQDTDVIAMAQERNEAWVEAFFIRNGKLVGRDHFIMDGVQDEEEGRVLGTFIQQFYDRASYVPPTILLQHPADDTPLLTEWLTGRRGTNVQLQVPVRGEKRRLVAMVAENATQGLSMSRAQRLAGQGALDSAMAEVQEALSLPRLPKRIECYDISHVQGSDTVGSMVVFQNGAPRKEHYRRFKVKTVEGPDDFESMREVLRRRFARMAATLPTEDNAEDAPNASVENAEQLSEAPDGKAWENVPDLVLIDGGKGQLSAVHGVFLEMGLSTDVVPLASLAKREEEIFVPHSPEPTMLPRNSQGLFLVQRVRDEAHRFAVTYHQRLRSKRQTRSGLDTVHGIGPKRRRMLMQRFGSVAAIREATLEELSAVPGMTRALAQNVKEQL; encoded by the coding sequence ATGGTGGACGCAACGACGCCCCCCACCCTCGCGAACGGCCCCATGCGTGAGCGTCTGGGCTCCGTCCCGGCGCGTCCGGGCGTCTACCTCTTCAAGAACGCCTCCAGCCAGTTCATCTACGTCGGCAAGGCGGCCAACCTGCGCAACCGGCTGCGCTCCTACTTCGGCACGCCCCTCGGCCTCGTCCCCAAGATACGCCGCATGGTGCAGCAGGCCCGCGACTTCGAGTTCGTCGTCACCCACTCGGAGAGCGAGGCCCTCATCCTCGAGAACACCCTCATCAAGCGGCACCGCCCGCCCTTCAACACTCGCCTGCGCGACGACAAGACGTACCCGTACATCAAGATCGACCCCAGCGAGGATTTTCCGCAGGTCTACTTCACCCGCCGCGTCCAGAACGACGGCGCGCGCTACTTCGGGCCCTTCGCAAGCGCGGACTCCGTGCGCAAGACCCTCGCGCTGCTCAAGAAGCTCTTCCCGTACCGCTCCTGCACCAAGACCATCACCGGAACGGACGCGCGCCCCTGCCTCGAGTACTACATCCACCGCTGCGTCGCACCGTGCGTCGGCTACGCGGATCGGGACAACTACATGGAGGTCATCGAGCAGGTGCTCATGTTCCTCGACGGCAAGACGACGGACGTCGTTCGGCAGCTCAACCACCGCATGCACGAGGCCGCGGAGAAGCTCGAGTTCGAGCGTGCCGCCCGCCTGCGCGACCAGGTGCAGGCCATCCAGCGCGTCGGCGAGGACCAGAAGGTCGTCTCGCTGCGCAACCAGGACACCGACGTCATCGCGATGGCCCAGGAGCGCAACGAGGCGTGGGTGGAGGCGTTCTTCATCCGCAACGGCAAGCTCGTCGGCCGCGACCACTTCATCATGGACGGCGTCCAGGACGAGGAGGAGGGGCGCGTCCTCGGCACCTTCATCCAGCAATTCTACGACCGGGCCTCCTACGTGCCGCCCACCATCCTGCTGCAGCACCCCGCCGACGACACGCCCCTGCTGACCGAGTGGCTCACGGGCCGCCGCGGCACGAACGTGCAGCTGCAGGTGCCCGTCCGCGGTGAGAAGCGCCGCCTCGTCGCAATGGTGGCGGAGAACGCGACGCAGGGGCTCAGCATGTCGAGGGCGCAGCGGCTCGCGGGGCAGGGAGCCCTCGACTCGGCGATGGCTGAGGTGCAGGAGGCGCTCAGCCTGCCACGCCTGCCCAAGCGCATCGAGTGCTACGACATTTCGCACGTCCAGGGTTCCGACACTGTTGGCAGCATGGTCGTCTTCCAGAACGGCGCGCCGCGCAAGGAGCACTACCGCCGCTTCAAGGTCAAGACCGTCGAGGGCCCCGACGACTTCGAGTCAATGCGTGAGGTGCTGCGCCGCCGCTTCGCCCGCATGGCCGCCACGCTCCCGACCGAGGACAACGCCGAGGACGCACCCAACGCGAGCGTAGAGAACGCCGAGCAACTGTCTGAAGCTCCGGACGGCAAGGCGTGGGAGAACGTGCCCGACCTCGTCCTCATCGACGGCGGCAAAGGGCAGCTCTCAGCCGTGCACGGGGTGTTCCTGGAGATGGGACTCTCAACGGACGTGGTTCCATTGGCGTCGCTGGCCAAGCGCGAGGAGGAGATCTTCGTGCCACACAGCCCGGAGCCGACGATGCTGCCGCGCAACTCACAGGGCCTTTTCCTCGTCCAGCGCGTCCGTGACGAGGCCCACCGGTTCGCCGTCACCTACCACCAGCGGCTCCGCTCCAAGCGCCAGACCCGCTCCGGCCTGGACACCGTCCACGGCATCGGCCCCAAGCGCCGCCGCATGCTCATGCAGCGTTTCGGCAGTGTGGCGGCCATCCGGGAAGCGACGTTGGAGGAGCTTTCGGCGGTGCCCGGCATGACGCGGGCATTGGCGCAGAACGTGAAGGAGCAACTGTAG